A stretch of DNA from Alkalidesulfovibrio alkalitolerans DSM 16529:
GTAATGCTGCTCGGCGAGGACGGTGGTGGGACACAATAGGGCCACCTGCTTGCCGTCGGCCACGGCGCGAAACGCCGCGCGCAGCGCCACCTCGGTCTTGCCGAAGCCGACGTCGCCGCAGACCAGCCTGTCCATGGGCTCGGGCTTTTCCATATCCTCGATCACGTCCAGGATGGCCCGGGCCTGATCCGGAGTCTCCTCGAAGCCGAATCCGGCCTCGAATTCCCGGTAAAGTTCACCAGGCGGGGAGTACGCATACCCCTTGGCCACGCGGCGGTAGGCATACATTTCCACGAGTTCCTGGGCAATTTTTTCGATGGCTTTGCGGGCCCGCTCCTTGGCCGCTCGCCAGCGCGCGCCACGCAACGAATCCAGTGCGGGATTGGCGCCTTCAGGGCCTTTGTAACGTTGCACGAGGCGCATGCGGTCCACGGGCAGATAGAGTTTGTCTTCGCCGTCGAACAGGAGCAGCAGATAATCGTTGGCAACCTCGCCATGGGCCAGGCGGTGCAGTCCGGCGAATCGCGCCAGACCATAGTCGCGGTGCACGAGCAGATCGCCGGGCGTGATCTCGTCCGAGGTCGAGAGTCCCTTCCAGTCCTTGGCCCTTGGAGCGCGCACGGCCGATTCGCCCGGCTGCAGGATGTCCTCGGAAAGAATCCGCACCCCTGCCCAATCGAGCTCCATGCCGCGCGAGAGCGGGGATATCAGGGCGTAGAGCCCTCGCCTGTCTGGGGCGTATTCCGTATGCAGCGAAATGTCTTCCTGGGCGGCCATTTTCAAAAAGCGCGATCGCGACCTGGACGACTGGAAGCCGAGAAGCGTCTGGCCCTCCTCGGCGCCCCATTTGCGCAGGGCCGCTACCAGGGCCGTCCACGGCCGCTTCTGGTCGTCTGGCTTCCAGAACAGGTCGCCGAAAGAATCGAGCTGCCGCTCCGGCAGTTCCACGCCGTCCTTGGCCACACCGACAACCAATTCCTCGAAGGCGATGTGCCGCTTGCCCGCCCAGGATTTGCGGGCGTCCTCTTCGGGCCAGAGAAGCAGGTCGTCGCGAAAGGAGATTCCTGCGTCGGTTCGTTGTTTCTGGCAGAATTCCTGCCAGTTCCACACGGCCTCCTCCATTTTCGTGCGCAGCACCGCTCCTCCGGTCAGGAGGTAGACGGCATCGCGGGGAAAATAGTCAGATAATCTGGCTGGCTCCTGGTAATATAGGCCGGGCAGGATGGATGCGTCGGTCTCGGTGATGGCCCTGCCGAAGCGCGAGAGAGCCTGAGCGTTGATCTGTCCCGTTGTCTTCAACCGAGAGAGCCCGGCCAGCGCCTGCTCGCCGAGTTCCGGCGAGAGGATCGCAGGAGCGGCAGGGACGAACGCGATCTCGTTGAGGTCGGCCTGTGAACGTTGGTTTTGAGCGTTGAAAAGACGGATGTCCTCAAGGGTGTCGCCAAAGAATTCGAGCCGAGCCGGGTGCTCGAACCCAGGCGCGAAGACATCGAGGATGTCGCCGCGCATGGCCATTTCGCCGGGTTGGGCGACCATGGCCGTACGCCGGTATCCCCACAGCACGAGTTGTTCGAGGACCATCTCGGAGAGAATCTCTTCGCCTCGACGCAGGCGAAGCTCGGCCCCCATGGCCGTCTCCACGGGCGGCCATTTGGGCAGGAGATTGTCGGCGGAGAGCACCACGGCCACGCGGCCCAAGCGGGCGGAAAGGCGCGACAGAGCGGCCCAACGCACGGCCCATTCGCGCGGGTCGGGCCAGCCAGCGCGGTATTCTGGCAGAAAGACGATCTCCTCGTCCCTTTCGCCGGAGAGAAGGCCAAGCAACGCTTTGGCGGATCGGGCGGAGCGTTCGTCGGGCAAAACCCATACCACGCTTTTCCCTTGGCGTCCGAGGGCGGCGGCGACCATGGCCTGCGAGGCGTGGCCGCTCTTGAAGACGCGCAGGTTCTCGCCGCGTCCGGATATGAATTCCTGGATTTTTCGAGGAAAATGCACGCATTCACCTTTCGGGCCGTGACCCTGAGCGGGCTGAGCCCCATGCAAACGAAAAACCGCCCGCGGCCGCTCTCGCGCCACGGGCGGCGTTGTTCCCTTCGTCCGCGCTAGACTTGGGCGAGCACGTTCTTCTCTTCGCGGGAAAGCAGGCGATCGAGATCAAGCATGATGAGCAGGCGGTCGGCCAGCTTGCCCACGCCCTTGATGTATTCGGATTCCAGACCGGCGACCACGGGCGGCGGCGGTTCGACCGTGTCGGCCGATATGCGCAGCACCTCGGACACGGAATCGACGACAAAGCCGACGATCATTTTGTTGATCTCGATGACGATGATGCGCGTGTCCTTGTCATGTTGCCGCGTCTCCATGCCGAAACGCTTGCGCAGATCAATGATCGGAATCACCTTGCCGCGCAGGTTGATGACGCCCTCGACGAACTCGGGAGCTCTGGGCACCTTGGTGATCTCCATGGTGCGGATGATCTCCTGGACCTTCAGGATGTCCACCCCGAACTCTTCGTCTCCGATGCTGAACGTGACCAACTGGAGCAGTTCGGCGTCCTGTCGCTTGTGCATGTCGTTCATTCAATACCCCCGGCAAGATGCGGTACCCCTGGATGAAAGTTGTCCAGGCCAGGAAAATCTATAAATCCTAAGGGCCACAAGCGCAAGGGGTCTTTGTCCGACCTCGGCGGACACACTTGCCAAACCACTCCCCTTCCAATAAGTAAGGACGGCAACGCCCATCCCGTCACCCGGAGGAACCCTTTTTCATGGCCCACCTTCTCTCGCTCCCCGACAGTTTTCCCCTCGAAGAACAACTGAAAACGCTGGGCGACGACGAGCTTTTGGACTTCTGGGAAGAGGCGCAGTTTCTCGAACGCTTCCTGCACGACGACTCCGTGCTCGTCGAACGTGAAGCGGATTACGAAGCCCTGATCCTCAAGGAATTACAGGTCCGCAGCCAGCGCAGGGGCCGGGCTTCTTTCTGATTTTCAATCGCTGAAAAAGCATCGTCTGCCGCGTTGCCGAAAAACGTTCAAGCCTTCGCAAAGGTTAAACGACGGGTCGGCCTTGAACTTTTCGCGTCCTTGCCTTTGGTGCTTTTTAAGCGGCCTGTGGAACTGGATTTTTCCCCGCCACCCTATTCCGGCCTAGCCGGTCTGCGGCCGATGCTGAAATAGGCGAATCCTTCCGACGACATGAACGACGGCGAATAGAGGTTTCTGCCGTCGAAAACAATGGGCGCACGCAAGAAGCGCTTCATCCGCGTGAAATTCGGATTTCTGAACTGGTTCCATTCCGTGACCACGGCCAGGGCGTCGGCGTTCTCGAGCGCCCCGTACTGCTCGTCGAATATTTCCACGAGGGGATTGTCTTTGAACGTCTCTCGGGCCTTGTCTCCGGCCACAGGGTCGAAGGCGCGGATGCGCATGCCTTCGGCCGTGAGATCGCGGATGATGTCGATGGACGGGGCCTCGCGCATGTCGTCGGTGTTGGCCTTGAAGGCCAGGCCCCACATGGCGAGCGTGCGGCCTTTCACCCCGCCCTGGTCGGCGAAGTAGTTCTTGATCTTGTTGGAGAGCATGAGCTTCTGGCGCGAGTTAACCAGATCCACAGACTCGATGAGCCGGGGCTTGTAGCCGTATTCCTTGGCCGTGTTGATGAGCGCTTTGACGTCCTTGGGAAAGCACGAACCGCCGTAGCCCACGCCGGGATAGATGAAATGGTATCCGATGCGGTGATCCGAGCCGATGCCCATGCGCACTTCGCGCACGTCTGCCCCCACCATCTCGCAGATGTTGGCGATCTCGTTGATGAAGGATATCTTGGTGGCCAGCATGCAGTTGGCCGCGTACTTGGTCATCTCGGCACTCTTCACACCCATCATGATCAGCTTTTCGCGGCTGCGCGCGTAAGGGGCGTAAAGCGCCTCAAGATGTTTGGCGGCTCGTTCGCTGTCCGTGCCCACGATGACCCTGTCGGGCTTCATGAAATCGTTGACCGCATCACCTTCCTTGAGGAACTCGGGGTTCGAAACCACGTCGAAGGGCAGATCGAGGCCACGCTTGCGCAGTTCCTGGGCGATTATCTCCCGCACTTGGTCGGCCGTGCCCACCGGAACCGTGGATTTGTCGATGACGATCTTGTAGCTGGTCATGGCCTGACCGATCTGGGCCGCCACCTGGTGCACGTAGATCAGGTCGCAGGAGCCATCGGGCTTTGAGGGCGTGCCTACGGTGACGAAGACGCATAGGGCGTCGGCCAAGCCCTCGGCGAGGTCGGTGGTGAAACGCAGGCGCCCGTCGCGGGCGTTGCGAGCCACCAGTTCTTCGAGGCCGGGCTCGAAAATGTGAACATATCCCTTGTTCAACATCTCCACGATGTGCGGGTTGACATCGACACAGACGACGTCGTTGCCCATTTCGGCGAAGCAGGCCGCGCTGACGAGACCGACGTAGCCGGTGCCGACGATACACACGTTCATGTTTGC
This window harbors:
- a CDS encoding chemotaxis protein CheW, which gives rise to MNDMHKRQDAELLQLVTFSIGDEEFGVDILKVQEIIRTMEITKVPRAPEFVEGVINLRGKVIPIIDLRKRFGMETRQHDKDTRIIVIEINKMIVGFVVDSVSEVLRISADTVEPPPPVVAGLESEYIKGVGKLADRLLIMLDLDRLLSREEKNVLAQV
- a CDS encoding UDP-glucose dehydrogenase family protein; the encoded protein is MNVCIVGTGYVGLVSAACFAEMGNDVVCVDVNPHIVEMLNKGYVHIFEPGLEELVARNARDGRLRFTTDLAEGLADALCVFVTVGTPSKPDGSCDLIYVHQVAAQIGQAMTSYKIVIDKSTVPVGTADQVREIIAQELRKRGLDLPFDVVSNPEFLKEGDAVNDFMKPDRVIVGTDSERAAKHLEALYAPYARSREKLIMMGVKSAEMTKYAANCMLATKISFINEIANICEMVGADVREVRMGIGSDHRIGYHFIYPGVGYGGSCFPKDVKALINTAKEYGYKPRLIESVDLVNSRQKLMLSNKIKNYFADQGGVKGRTLAMWGLAFKANTDDMREAPSIDIIRDLTAEGMRIRAFDPVAGDKARETFKDNPLVEIFDEQYGALENADALAVVTEWNQFRNPNFTRMKRFLRAPIVFDGRNLYSPSFMSSEGFAYFSIGRRPARPE
- the mfd gene encoding transcription-repair coupling factor, which gives rise to MHFPRKIQEFISGRGENLRVFKSGHASQAMVAAALGRQGKSVVWVLPDERSARSAKALLGLLSGERDEEIVFLPEYRAGWPDPREWAVRWAALSRLSARLGRVAVVLSADNLLPKWPPVETAMGAELRLRRGEEILSEMVLEQLVLWGYRRTAMVAQPGEMAMRGDILDVFAPGFEHPARLEFFGDTLEDIRLFNAQNQRSQADLNEIAFVPAAPAILSPELGEQALAGLSRLKTTGQINAQALSRFGRAITETDASILPGLYYQEPARLSDYFPRDAVYLLTGGAVLRTKMEEAVWNWQEFCQKQRTDAGISFRDDLLLWPEEDARKSWAGKRHIAFEELVVGVAKDGVELPERQLDSFGDLFWKPDDQKRPWTALVAALRKWGAEEGQTLLGFQSSRSRSRFLKMAAQEDISLHTEYAPDRRGLYALISPLSRGMELDWAGVRILSEDILQPGESAVRAPRAKDWKGLSTSDEITPGDLLVHRDYGLARFAGLHRLAHGEVANDYLLLLFDGEDKLYLPVDRMRLVQRYKGPEGANPALDSLRGARWRAAKERARKAIEKIAQELVEMYAYRRVAKGYAYSPPGELYREFEAGFGFEETPDQARAILDVIEDMEKPEPMDRLVCGDVGFGKTEVALRAAFRAVADGKQVALLCPTTVLAEQHYHTFKARMANFAVSVAMLSRFVPKPEQKLIASAAARGSVDVLIGTHRMLSADISMPRLGLMILDEEQRFGVKHKEKLKEMKRTIDCLTLTATPIPRTLQLSLSGIRSLSVIETPPLDRKPVETALIERDDGMLKRILERELERKGQVFWVHNRVRTLDGVVEYVRNLVPGARVGMAHGQMSAPALEEAMRAFWHGEMDVLVCTAIVESGLDFPNANTLVVDQAQMFGLGQLYQLRGRVGRSERQAFAYFVVPSMAAVPEDARKRLRVILDMDFLGAGFRVAMEDLRLRGAGNILGESQSGQIAKVGLDLFLEMLEEEVRRVRGDLTTSLPETEMNFVIPAHIPENYIPDAQDRLNWYKALAAARNADEARELAMEVKDRFGKLPEPLINFLAALDLKRILVALGATRADVYPGRVTVHWSGEGGAPDPERIFAWLQSRREWARLLPPGKLETRLPDHTATAEGLAWLHDELAALAPVEGDRPGALQLQV